A genome region from Sphingobacteriaceae bacterium GW460-11-11-14-LB5 includes the following:
- a CDS encoding circadian clock protein KaiB → MVGKAYELRLYVAGKTSKSVAALENLKKLCEEHLKGKYSIEVIDLLEKPQLAEGDQIFAIPTLVKKVPEPVRKIIGDLSNEEKVLVGLDIRTKVNN, encoded by the coding sequence ATAGTGGGTAAAGCATACGAACTCCGGCTGTATGTAGCCGGTAAAACGAGTAAATCGGTAGCGGCACTGGAAAACCTGAAGAAGCTCTGCGAAGAACATCTGAAGGGAAAATATAGCATTGAGGTGATCGACCTTTTGGAAAAACCACAACTGGCTGAAGGTGATCAGATATTTGCAATTCCGACACTGGTGAAAAAAGTGCCTGAACCCGTTCGCAAAATTATAGGTGACCTTTCAAATGAGGAAAAGGTTTTAGTGGGACTGGATATACGTACAAAGGTTAATAATTAA
- a CDS encoding circadian clock protein KaiB, with amino-acid sequence MSTGNPDHPDSTPSAEFFSLRLFIAGASPVSARAIVNIRAICEEFIAGRYELDIIDAHQQPLLVQHEDVTAIPMLIKKSPLPTRKLIGDCSDREKVLKGLGIRY; translated from the coding sequence ATGTCTACAGGAAATCCAGATCATCCAGATAGTACCCCAAGCGCAGAATTTTTTTCGCTTAGGCTTTTCATTGCAGGTGCATCACCGGTTTCCGCAAGGGCCATTGTTAATATCCGTGCAATCTGCGAGGAATTTATTGCCGGCAGGTACGAGCTGGATATTATTGATGCACATCAGCAACCCTTACTGGTACAGCATGAGGACGTTACCGCCATTCCAATGTTGATCAAAAAATCTCCTCTTCCTACCAGAAAGCTTATCGGTGATTGTTCCGATCGTGAAAAAGTATTGAAGGGCTTGGGTATCAGGTATTAA
- a CDS encoding alpha-glucosidase, which yields MNKFLTILFLITLSRFVQAKEVKILSPDKKILVTLNTEMHNKSALNYSVMFQGSVIIAASPLGLELEGEDPLSAHLEIVSVSQKLVNDTWKPVYGEKNIYADHYRGLTIRFKENTKPFRSFSMDFRLYNEGLAFQYNIDNKKPVTITRELTGFQFTRDHASWIARESQASYTRERVSKTPNGTERPYVIEIDPKCVVALGEAALTDYAQMKFDRSPKDSLLITAALKGKSVFDSSFSTPWRYVMIAESPGRLLENNYFILNLNKPSSLKDVSWIKPGKVIREVTLTTAGGKACIDFAAKHHLQYIEFDAGWYGHEYDNASSALAVNVDASRSPGPLDLKEVIAYGKSKGVGVILYVNQRALTKQIDTILPLYKSWGVAGLKYGFVNVNSQQNMKWLHEAIKKAANHQLMLDIHDDYRPTGYSRTYPNLMTQEGVRGDEESPDSKQALSTMFTRMLAGAADATNCYFAPRVDQMGSHASQMAKAICLYSPWQFVYWYDRPADAPRAKGGAGSAASVIDEIPDLSFYDALPTVWDDTRVFDGKIGEYGTIARKNGNDWYLGTMTDQSRSFTLPLNFLDRKTKYEATIYTDDSSLQTATKILIRKIEVNSSTVLSFDLKAKGGEAVIFRAL from the coding sequence ATGAATAAGTTTCTTACCATACTGTTTTTGATAACACTAAGCCGGTTTGTACAGGCAAAAGAAGTTAAGATTTTGAGCCCGGACAAAAAAATACTGGTGACCCTCAATACAGAAATGCATAATAAATCTGCATTAAACTATAGTGTTATGTTTCAGGGAAGTGTAATAATCGCTGCATCACCGCTTGGGCTTGAACTTGAAGGAGAAGATCCTTTGTCTGCTCATCTGGAAATTGTTTCAGTTAGCCAAAAACTAGTGAATGATACCTGGAAACCGGTTTACGGAGAGAAAAATATATATGCTGATCACTATAGGGGACTAACCATCCGGTTTAAGGAGAATACAAAACCTTTTCGTTCTTTTTCGATGGATTTTCGCTTATATAATGAAGGATTGGCCTTTCAATATAACATCGATAACAAGAAACCGGTAACGATTACCCGTGAGCTTACTGGTTTTCAATTTACCCGGGATCATGCTTCGTGGATAGCCAGGGAGTCGCAGGCAAGTTATACCAGGGAGCGTGTGAGCAAAACACCAAACGGTACTGAGCGTCCTTATGTGATTGAAATCGATCCAAAATGTGTGGTAGCATTGGGTGAGGCTGCTTTAACTGACTATGCACAAATGAAATTTGACCGTTCTCCAAAAGACAGCTTGTTGATAACAGCAGCACTAAAAGGAAAATCGGTTTTTGATAGCAGTTTTTCAACACCTTGGCGTTATGTAATGATTGCAGAATCACCAGGCAGACTATTAGAAAATAACTATTTCATACTAAACTTAAATAAACCATCTTCATTGAAGGATGTATCTTGGATAAAACCTGGAAAGGTAATCCGCGAGGTCACTTTAACAACAGCTGGAGGCAAGGCCTGCATAGATTTTGCTGCCAAACATCATCTCCAGTATATAGAGTTTGATGCCGGCTGGTATGGTCACGAATATGATAACGCATCCAGCGCGCTTGCCGTAAATGTAGACGCTTCAAGGTCTCCAGGTCCATTGGATCTAAAGGAAGTTATTGCTTATGGAAAAAGCAAAGGTGTTGGGGTAATCCTCTATGTCAATCAAAGAGCGTTAACAAAACAGATCGATACAATCCTGCCTCTGTATAAATCCTGGGGCGTGGCAGGATTAAAATATGGCTTTGTAAATGTAAATTCACAGCAGAATATGAAATGGCTTCATGAGGCCATCAAAAAAGCAGCAAATCATCAACTGATGCTGGATATTCACGACGATTACCGCCCAACAGGTTATTCGAGGACTTATCCGAATTTAATGACCCAGGAGGGCGTGCGTGGTGATGAAGAAAGTCCTGATAGCAAACAGGCATTAAGCACCATGTTTACCCGGATGCTGGCTGGTGCTGCCGATGCTACAAATTGTTATTTTGCGCCAAGGGTAGATCAAATGGGCTCGCATGCCTCGCAAATGGCGAAAGCAATCTGTTTATATAGCCCATGGCAATTCGTTTATTGGTATGACCGTCCTGCTGATGCACCCAGGGCTAAGGGAGGGGCAGGATCGGCCGCCTCCGTAATAGATGAAATACCTGATCTTAGTTTTTATGATGCTTTGCCAACCGTTTGGGATGATACCAGGGTATTCGATGGGAAGATAGGTGAATACGGTACTATAGCCAGAAAAAATGGAAACGATTGGTACCTGGGTACAATGACCGATCAATCAAGAAGTTTCACTTTACCGCTTAATTTTCTAGACAGAAAAACAAAATACGAAGCCACGATTTATACCGATGATTCTTCACTACAAACGGCCACAAAAATTCTGATCAGGAAAATAGAGGTAAATTCTTCAACCGTGCTGTCGTTTGATTTAAAAGCAAAAGGTGGAGAGGCTGTTATTTTCAGGGCATTATAA
- a CDS encoding sulfatase: MEKDFLEHGLNFNRRRFLSRLSLGLGSVALGSLLMPDLFSGALDDGDILAGLPDFAPKAKRVIYLFQNGAPSQLESFDYKPKLREMMGQELPASIRAGQRLTGMTANQASFPLVGSYYDFKQYGESRAWISDLFPHTAKVVDDICIIKSMFTEAINHDPALTFFQTGAQQGNRPSMGAWLSYGLGSENKNLPAFTVLLSRGKGNGQGVYSKLWTNGFLDSTHQGVHFSSGEDPVLYLKDPEGLNRFERRKMLDKLAEMNDLSYKEFGDPEINAKVQQYEMAYRMQTAVPEITDLSKEPDDIIKLYGSDCLVPGTFAANCLLARKLSENGVRFVQLYHQGWDQHGNLPNEMAGQAKDVDQASAALITDLKQRGLLDETLVIWGGEFGRTNYSQGKMTKDNYGRDHHPRCFSIWMAGGGVKPGIVHGESDEFGYNIIKDPVHVHDFQATVLHQLGLNHEKLIFKHLGRRYRLTDVSGKVINDILI; the protein is encoded by the coding sequence ATGGAAAAGGATTTCTTAGAACATGGCCTTAACTTTAACAGGCGTCGTTTCCTGTCCAGGCTAAGTTTAGGACTTGGAAGCGTTGCCCTGGGCTCCTTATTAATGCCCGATCTTTTTTCAGGGGCCCTAGATGATGGCGATATTTTAGCCGGTCTTCCTGATTTTGCACCAAAAGCCAAAAGAGTAATCTACCTGTTCCAGAACGGGGCACCCTCACAGCTGGAGTCTTTTGATTATAAACCCAAACTCAGGGAGATGATGGGGCAGGAACTTCCGGCATCCATCCGTGCCGGACAGCGGCTTACTGGGATGACGGCCAATCAGGCATCCTTTCCGCTGGTGGGATCCTATTATGATTTTAAACAATATGGCGAATCCAGGGCGTGGATAAGCGACCTGTTTCCGCATACAGCAAAGGTAGTTGATGATATCTGTATCATTAAATCCATGTTTACCGAGGCGATAAACCATGATCCGGCTTTAACTTTCTTTCAAACCGGTGCACAACAAGGCAATAGGCCAAGTATGGGGGCCTGGCTGAGTTATGGGCTGGGCAGTGAAAATAAGAACCTGCCCGCTTTTACCGTTCTGCTCTCGCGTGGCAAAGGTAACGGGCAAGGGGTATACTCGAAATTATGGACTAATGGCTTTTTGGATTCAACCCATCAGGGGGTACACTTCAGCAGTGGTGAAGATCCAGTACTCTACCTTAAGGATCCTGAAGGACTGAACAGGTTTGAAAGGAGAAAAATGCTCGATAAGCTGGCGGAGATGAACGATCTTTCCTACAAAGAGTTCGGAGATCCGGAGATCAATGCAAAAGTGCAGCAATATGAAATGGCCTACCGGATGCAGACTGCGGTACCCGAAATCACCGACCTTTCCAAGGAACCGGATGATATCATCAAACTCTATGGATCAGATTGCCTGGTACCGGGAACCTTTGCAGCCAATTGTCTGCTTGCCAGAAAACTAAGTGAAAACGGTGTCCGCTTTGTACAGCTCTACCATCAGGGATGGGACCAGCATGGAAACCTGCCTAACGAAATGGCCGGGCAGGCAAAAGATGTAGATCAGGCTTCTGCTGCATTGATTACCGATTTAAAGCAACGCGGGTTATTGGACGAAACCCTGGTGATTTGGGGAGGTGAATTTGGCAGAACCAATTACTCTCAGGGTAAAATGACCAAAGATAATTACGGACGCGACCATCATCCACGCTGTTTTAGCATATGGATGGCCGGTGGAGGGGTAAAACCCGGGATCGTGCATGGCGAATCAGATGAATTTGGTTACAACATCATTAAAGACCCTGTACATGTGCATGATTTTCAGGCTACCGTTCTGCACCAACTCGGATTAAACCACGAGAAACTGATATTCAAACATCTGGGCCGCCGTTACAGGCTGACCGATGTATCCGGTAAGGTAATCAATGACATTTTAATATAG
- a CDS encoding 6-bladed beta-propeller, whose translation MDRRKFIKHTTVVSASFFIAKDLLAKPKGPVYGHNTMRYMLDTKWGQLNPLQHPVNDCHEMVQDAKGRIILLTNETKNNILIYNKSGKLLDSWGHEFPGGHGLTLAKENGKEFLFITDTARHQVYKTTLDGKILMTIDYPMETGLYKKKEEFVPTETAVADNGDFFIADGYGQQYVFHYSADGKLLSYFGGRGTETKHLDNAHGVCIDKRSGTPSLLVTDRTRNCFKRFDLQGNLKEVITLPGACVCRPVIKNDYLYAAVLRSPDLGKDGSGFMTILDKNNKVISNVGGTLPVYKDGVLQPMAQAEKILLNPHDVCVDNDENLYVAQWASGKVYPYKFTRI comes from the coding sequence ATGGACAGAAGAAAATTTATAAAGCATACTACAGTAGTTTCAGCAAGTTTTTTTATTGCCAAAGATCTGCTGGCAAAACCTAAAGGACCTGTATACGGACATAATACCATGCGTTATATGCTGGATACCAAGTGGGGACAATTGAATCCTCTGCAACATCCGGTAAACGATTGTCATGAGATGGTGCAGGATGCTAAAGGAAGGATTATCCTGCTGACCAACGAGACCAAAAACAATATTCTCATTTATAATAAATCAGGAAAACTGCTTGACTCATGGGGACATGAATTTCCTGGTGGCCATGGGCTTACCCTGGCAAAAGAAAACGGGAAAGAATTTCTTTTTATCACCGATACAGCGCGCCATCAAGTCTATAAAACCACATTGGATGGCAAGATCCTGATGACTATTGACTACCCGATGGAAACCGGGCTGTATAAAAAGAAAGAGGAATTTGTGCCTACTGAAACCGCAGTAGCTGATAACGGCGATTTTTTTATTGCAGACGGTTATGGTCAGCAGTATGTATTTCATTATAGTGCCGATGGTAAATTACTCAGTTATTTCGGGGGCAGGGGAACGGAAACCAAACATCTTGACAATGCACATGGTGTGTGTATTGATAAACGAAGTGGAACACCATCGTTACTGGTCACAGACCGTACCCGCAACTGTTTTAAACGTTTTGATCTGCAAGGTAACCTGAAAGAAGTTATCACCCTCCCGGGCGCCTGTGTTTGCAGACCGGTGATCAAAAATGATTACCTGTATGCAGCGGTATTACGCTCACCTGATCTGGGTAAGGATGGAAGCGGCTTTATGACCATTTTGGATAAAAACAATAAAGTGATATCCAATGTTGGCGGAACGCTCCCGGTTTACAAAGATGGTGTATTGCAGCCAATGGCCCAGGCCGAAAAGATATTGTTGAATCCACATGATGTCTGCGTGGATAATGATGAAAACCTTTATGTAGCGCAGTGGGCATCAGGAAAAGTTTATCCTTACAAATTCACACGCATATAA
- a CDS encoding cytochrome C — translation MKITLKGFAENVLFMANAFIIFLLVFGNRIAVPYWLQPLGRMHPMVLHFPIVILLLAMLLEFFRFKDTYAKEKLYHDFTSWLLLAGTLFSAVTVIMGLFLSKEEGYSGNILQWHKWTGVSIVFITTFIYYCRNAAWYKLPVARGGAVLTILSVILAGHYGAALTHGDNFVLEPVSSPAESAKVPLEQAKVFEDVVMPIFSQKCLSCHNIEKAKGNLIMDNAQAILKGGKTGKLFVPGKPELSLLIERIHLPLDEKKHMPPRGKSQLTEKEIQLLKLWVKNNAEMKKKVVDLPATDSLRLLATTFLAPVETPEEKFEFAAADESTVKKLNNNYRNVYSLAKESPALAVNIYNKSVYKPSVLKELSEVKKQIISLNLSGMPVSDDDLKIISGFENLRKLNLNFTNITGTGLKHLVILPHLNALSLSGTKVSYNLVKQVLNMGGLRQLTLWNTGLSEAEVSQLQKINKNLTVVTGFKDDGKHPVKLNKPRLNTDITVFKDAITLQMKHLINGVKIRYTTDGTEPDSLKSPIYNKEIVLSGNTTIKAKAYKAGWYGSDVLVANFYRSTYKPDSISFLLPANEKYRAGGAKVLIDNQLGDYDFNLGKWIAFRENNMEAMLYFKQPVTLQSITLHVMKQIQPYIFPPTDVEVWGGATQNKLHLLGRLRPDIPKKMEEREFIKIEAKFKSQRISCLKIVAKNLKKLPEWHPAKGQPAWLFVDELFLN, via the coding sequence ATGAAGATCACACTCAAGGGTTTTGCAGAGAATGTGCTGTTCATGGCAAATGCCTTTATTATTTTTCTGCTGGTCTTTGGCAACAGGATTGCAGTGCCGTATTGGTTACAGCCTCTGGGAAGAATGCATCCTATGGTATTACATTTTCCGATCGTTATTTTGCTATTGGCGATGCTGCTGGAGTTTTTCCGTTTTAAAGATACCTATGCCAAAGAAAAACTCTACCATGATTTTACTTCCTGGCTACTGCTTGCTGGTACCCTTTTTTCTGCAGTAACCGTTATCATGGGGCTATTCCTCTCTAAAGAGGAAGGGTATTCCGGAAATATATTGCAATGGCACAAATGGACGGGTGTTAGTATCGTTTTCATCACCACCTTTATTTATTACTGCAGGAATGCTGCCTGGTATAAACTGCCCGTGGCAAGAGGCGGTGCTGTGCTTACCATACTTTCTGTAATCCTAGCGGGCCATTATGGTGCGGCGTTGACCCATGGAGACAATTTCGTGCTCGAACCGGTAAGTAGCCCTGCAGAAAGCGCTAAAGTTCCACTGGAGCAGGCAAAAGTATTTGAAGATGTGGTGATGCCGATATTTTCTCAGAAATGTCTAAGTTGTCACAATATCGAAAAGGCTAAAGGCAATCTGATCATGGATAATGCCCAGGCAATTCTTAAAGGCGGGAAAACGGGGAAGCTGTTTGTGCCCGGCAAACCCGAGCTTAGTTTGCTAATAGAACGGATACACCTGCCATTGGATGAAAAAAAACATATGCCTCCAAGAGGAAAATCCCAATTGACCGAAAAAGAAATACAGCTTTTGAAACTTTGGGTAAAAAACAATGCCGAAATGAAGAAGAAAGTCGTGGACTTGCCTGCAACTGATTCTTTAAGGTTATTGGCAACGACCTTTTTGGCTCCTGTTGAGACTCCCGAAGAGAAATTCGAATTTGCTGCAGCAGATGAAAGCACTGTTAAAAAGTTAAACAATAACTACAGGAATGTCTATTCCTTAGCGAAGGAATCACCGGCACTGGCGGTGAATATTTATAATAAAAGTGTTTATAAACCGTCGGTGTTAAAGGAACTCAGTGAGGTCAAAAAACAGATCATATCCTTAAACTTAAGCGGCATGCCGGTAAGCGATGATGACCTGAAAATCATCTCCGGCTTCGAAAACCTGCGTAAATTGAACCTGAATTTTACGAACATCACAGGAACGGGATTAAAACATTTGGTCATCTTGCCTCATTTAAATGCATTGTCGCTCTCTGGTACCAAAGTCAGTTATAATCTTGTCAAACAGGTTTTGAATATGGGTGGACTCAGGCAGCTGACTTTATGGAACACGGGTTTAAGTGAGGCAGAAGTGTCTCAGCTACAAAAAATAAACAAGAACCTGACTGTAGTAACTGGTTTTAAGGATGATGGAAAACACCCCGTTAAATTAAATAAGCCACGCCTAAATACGGATATAACAGTTTTCAAAGATGCCATTACCCTGCAGATGAAACACCTGATCAACGGGGTTAAAATCAGGTATACTACAGATGGAACTGAACCTGACAGCCTGAAATCTCCTATCTATAACAAGGAAATTGTCCTGAGCGGGAATACAACCATAAAGGCTAAAGCATATAAAGCCGGCTGGTATGGCAGTGATGTGCTGGTCGCTAATTTTTACAGGAGCACCTATAAACCCGATAGCATATCATTTTTATTGCCGGCCAATGAGAAATACAGGGCCGGTGGAGCAAAGGTTTTGATCGACAATCAATTGGGAGATTATGATTTCAACCTGGGTAAGTGGATCGCTTTCAGGGAAAATAATATGGAGGCGATGCTGTATTTTAAGCAACCCGTAACCCTGCAGTCGATAACCTTACATGTGATGAAGCAGATACAACCGTACATATTCCCACCTACCGATGTGGAGGTATGGGGTGGGGCAACTCAGAATAAACTGCATTTATTGGGAAGGTTAAGACCCGATATCCCCAAAAAAATGGAGGAACGGGAGTTCATTAAAATTGAGGCTAAGTTCAAGTCTCAGCGTATTTCCTGTCTGAAAATTGTGGCCAAAAACCTCAAGAAACTACCTGAATGGCATCCGGCTAAGGGACAACCAGCCTGGCTCTTTGTAGATGAGCTATTTCTGAATTAA
- a CDS encoding dipeptidase E, producing the protein MNVILASTSTLFGGNYLEYLKDELITLFSGVDEIIFIPFARPGGISHEEYTTKARDFFSKLNISVKGLHEFNDPIVAIHPAKGFFTGGGNTFLLVKTLHELGLMSPLSENIKLGKPYLGCSAGSNIGGLNMKTTNDMPIVYPPSFDCMGLVPFNLNPHYLDPNPELKHNGETRETRIMEFLTQNEIKVVGLREGNWIRILGKEITTQGSEDTRIFETGKAPYELSPGSSLL; encoded by the coding sequence ATGAATGTTATCCTGGCCTCTACCTCTACGCTGTTTGGCGGCAATTATCTGGAATACCTAAAAGATGAGCTTATTACGCTCTTTTCCGGGGTAGATGAAATTATATTTATTCCTTTTGCTAGGCCGGGAGGTATTTCGCATGAAGAATACACAACCAAAGCCCGCGATTTTTTCTCAAAACTTAATATCAGCGTTAAAGGCCTGCACGAATTTAATGACCCTATTGTGGCCATCCATCCTGCCAAAGGCTTTTTTACCGGTGGTGGTAATACTTTTCTGCTGGTCAAAACCCTGCATGAGTTGGGACTGATGAGTCCCTTAAGTGAAAACATTAAACTGGGCAAACCTTATTTGGGTTGTAGCGCCGGAAGCAATATTGGCGGCCTGAATATGAAAACCACCAATGATATGCCGATTGTGTATCCTCCTTCTTTTGATTGCATGGGCCTGGTTCCTTTCAACCTTAACCCGCATTACCTTGATCCAAATCCGGAGTTAAAACATAACGGGGAAACCAGAGAAACCAGGATCATGGAGTTTCTAACGCAGAACGAAATAAAGGTAGTTGGACTACGCGAGGGCAACTGGATCAGGATTTTGGGAAAGGAAATTACTACGCAGGGAAGTGAAGATACCAGGATTTTTGAAACAGGCAAAGCCCCATATGAGCTTTCACCAGGTAGTTCGTTATTGTAA
- a CDS encoding colanic acid biosynthesis acetyltransferase WcaF, with protein MLKTQLHKDFDTGNFKVGASIVKQFLWYFTDVIFFKSRIMPVSAVLVALLRLFGARVGKEVRIKPGIHIKYPWKLEIGDYSWLADCYIDNLDQVKIGKNCCISQQAVLITGNHNYSSTNFDLMTGPIVLEDGAWIGAAAKVGPGVTLHSHAVLTMGSMATKDLLPYVIYQGNPALKVKGRVMN; from the coding sequence TTGCTAAAAACACAGCTACATAAAGATTTTGATACCGGCAATTTTAAGGTGGGCGCTTCTATTGTTAAGCAGTTTTTGTGGTACTTTACAGATGTTATCTTTTTTAAGAGCCGCATCATGCCAGTCAGCGCGGTATTGGTTGCTTTGTTACGGTTATTCGGTGCCAGGGTGGGTAAAGAGGTACGCATCAAACCTGGTATCCACATTAAATATCCATGGAAACTGGAAATTGGCGATTATAGCTGGCTGGCTGATTGTTATATAGACAACCTGGACCAGGTAAAAATCGGCAAAAACTGCTGTATTTCGCAGCAGGCTGTTCTGATTACCGGAAATCACAATTATAGCAGCACAAATTTTGACTTAATGACTGGTCCTATTGTGCTGGAAGATGGAGCATGGATAGGTGCCGCAGCTAAAGTTGGCCCCGGGGTAACCTTGCACAGTCATGCAGTTTTAACGATGGGAAGCATGGCAACAAAAGATTTGTTGCCTTATGTTATTTACCAGGGCAATCCTGCCCTGAAGGTTAAAGGCCGTGTAATGAACTGA
- a CDS encoding glycosyl transferase family 2: MNQNFSFIILTFNEQIHLPRLLESIKKLNAKVFILDSGSTDETLKIAEHYGAEVKQNPFINHPKQWDFALKNFKVETPWTIGLDADQTVTPELFEMLANFKEEDHADVNGIYFNRKNFFQGSWIRFGTFYPFYLLKMFRTGVGFSDLNENMDHRFIVPGKTEIWKKGWILEENLKENDITFWKAKHERYSDLVAQEEVERMLKLRTQSLKPNLLGSPDEKRAWLKQLWWKLPLGFRPYLYFSYRMFFKLGIFEGATGIKFHYLQGFWFRKLVDKKIKVIQKNRS, from the coding sequence ATGAATCAAAATTTTAGTTTTATCATATTAACCTTTAATGAGCAGATACATCTGCCCAGATTACTGGAATCGATTAAAAAACTAAATGCCAAGGTATTTATTTTAGATAGTGGAAGCACTGATGAAACCTTGAAAATTGCCGAGCACTATGGCGCTGAGGTAAAACAAAATCCTTTTATAAATCACCCAAAACAATGGGATTTTGCCTTAAAAAATTTTAAAGTAGAAACACCATGGACGATTGGCCTCGATGCGGATCAAACAGTTACCCCTGAGCTGTTCGAAATGCTGGCCAACTTTAAAGAGGAAGACCACGCTGATGTTAATGGTATTTACTTTAACCGCAAAAATTTCTTTCAGGGAAGCTGGATCAGGTTTGGCACCTTCTATCCCTTTTACCTTTTAAAAATGTTCAGGACTGGGGTCGGTTTTTCTGATCTGAACGAGAATATGGATCACCGTTTTATTGTACCGGGGAAAACCGAAATCTGGAAAAAAGGATGGATTTTAGAAGAAAACTTAAAAGAAAACGATATAACCTTTTGGAAAGCTAAACACGAACGCTACAGTGATCTGGTTGCGCAGGAAGAAGTAGAAAGGATGTTAAAGCTGCGTACACAAAGTTTAAAGCCCAACCTATTGGGCAGCCCTGACGAAAAACGGGCATGGTTAAAACAATTGTGGTGGAAACTCCCTCTTGGATTTCGCCCCTATCTTTACTTTAGTTACCGGATGTTTTTTAAACTCGGTATATTTGAGGGCGCCACAGGTATCAAATTCCATTATCTTCAAGGTTTCTGGTTTAGAAAACTGGTAGATAAAAAAATTAAAGTCATTCAAAAAAACAGAAGTTAA